The Pseudomonas eucalypticola genome has a window encoding:
- a CDS encoding retention module-containing protein, protein MATLIGVVSQVIGQVFAIGTDGSRRQVHQGDRLFAGEQLDTGADGAVAVHLQNGKELTLGRDSEVTLNQNMLGDTAPHVATQEVTAPSQAELTDVQKIQQAIAAGADPTQAAEATAAGPAAAGTPAQGGEAGGGHSFVLLTETGGSIDPVVGFPTAGFNGVPEFTVPQVAALTNTNAAVVLVDNPVTLTGLTGDGAGVSVNEANLVDGSSPLASALTQANSFTVSAPDGLSSLSVGGITVVNNGVVVGVGQSITTGLGNTLTITGYNPTTGQVSYSYTLTGPDNQSSGGGANTVTENLPVTATDSNGSSSSGSVVVSVVDDVPQAINDNPTTPATEQNLVLTGNVLTNDIQGADRISITATSGPITAGTYTGTYGTLVLAADGSYTYTLNAAGQAFNDLHGGGTGTDSFTYTLSDADGDTSTAVLTLNIANINDQVTITAPEAGGLSTTVNEANLADGSAPNAAALVQNGQFTVSAPDGLQTLTVGGVAVVTNGVGISSPVSVVTQLGTLTINSYNPTTGVVSYSYTLTHADTHPDVQGANGISETFAVVATDTDGSSATSQLTATVVDDVPQAIVDNPTTAATEQNLVLTGNVLTNDVQGADRIAVTSTSGPITAGTYTGTYGTLVLAADGSYTYTLNAAGQAFHDLHGGGTGTETFTYTLSDADGDTSTAVLTLNIANINDQVTITAPEAGGLSTTVNEANLADGSAPNAAALVQNGQFTVSAPDGLQTLTVGGVAVVTNGVGISSPVSVVTQLGTLTINSYNPTTGVVSYSYTLTHADTHPDVQGANGISETFAVVATDTDGSTATSQLTATVVDDVPQAIVDNPTTAATEQNLVLTGNVLTNDVQGADRIAVTSTSGPITAGTYTGTYGTLVLAADGSYTYTLNAAGQAFHDLHGGGTGTETFTYTLSDADGDTSTAVLTLNIANINDQVTITAPEAGGLSTTVNEANLADGSAPNAAALVQNGQFTVSAPDGLQTLTVGGVAVVTNGVGISSPVSVVTQLGTLTINSYNPTTGVVSYSYTLTHADTHPDVQGANSISETFAVVATDTDGSTATSQLTATIVDDVPKAVADTESLTEGQTLLTGNVLSNDASGADGFGGVVGVKAGSSTSTVTTGVGVAIAGDYGVLTIAADGSTTYHANPNVANNGSVTDVFTYSVADKDGDISTTTLTITITDAGLKATNVDDVTVFEAALPTGSHPDSPLESGSGTVVGYVTGGVGALTYSLAGADSNGNVSSQYGTLHLNADGTYTYTLNTAPQVPGLGTLDTFTLVTTDSVGNQVESQVTIKIVDDQPVAVPDFAKLAEGQTAQGNVLNNDVSGADGFAGVIGVKAGADITKTVTTGVGTVIQGLYGELVIGADGTSVYHANANSVGAKGGLDIFTYSVMDKDGDVSTTTLTIKVDDSHLKATNVDGVTVFEAALDKTQDGKDLAPGNTTGSHPDWTSETASGTVAGSVSGGVGALTYSVYGSDTNGDTVGKYGVIHLNADGSYTYTLTSAPQVVGLGTTETFTLVTTDSVGNHVASQLTIKIVDDHPVAVPDFAKLAEGQTAQGNVLNNDVSGADGFAGVIGVKAGADITKTVTTGVGTVIQGLYGELVIGADGTSVYHANANSVGAKGGLDIFTYSVMDKDGDVSTTTLTIKVDDSHLKATNVDGVTVFEAALDKTQDGNDLAPGNTTGSHPDWTSETASGTVAGSVSGGVGALTYSVYGSDTNGDTVGKYGVIHLNADGSYTYTLTSAPQVVGLGTTETFTLVTTDSVGNHVASQLTIKIVDDHPVAVPDFAKLAEGQTAQGNVLNNDVSGADGFAGVIGVKAGADITKTVTTGVGTVIQGLYGELVIGADGTSVYHANANSVGAKGGLDIFTYSVMDKDGDVSTTTLTIKVDDSHLKATNVDGVTVFEAALDKTQDGKDLAPGNTTGSHPDWTQETASGTVAGSVSGGVGALNYSLYGSDSSGDMSGKYGVIHMNADGSYTYTLTSAPTVYGLGTTETFAVVTTDSVGNHVASTLTIKIVDDQPQAYADGASIVEGQTVRGNVLANDVSGADGFFGVVGVKAGGDTSAPVIGGTNTVVQGLYGFLVITADGSSLYHANANAAAQGAVTDTFTYSVADKDGDISTTTVTIDIGSSGLHLEPGNGPALTVAEAALDLNQDGKDLAPGTVVGSDPDSTAETASGSLVGSVSGGVGTITYSIDGAQDGLVHTQYGVIQLNADGSYTYTLTSAPKTDPAANNGNDYTTDSVTYRATDSQGNTITNQLVIAITDDVPQAGAIDRVAIAPEVNSNVLLVIDVSGSMDDPSGVGNLSRLDLAKQAIGKLLDQYDGMGDVKVQIVTFSNGVTIPSNVWVDVATAKAYIATLQANGGTNYDYALSGAETAFSANGKLVGGQNVAYFFSDGDPTLSSTHPTSGGSQSGSQTNPNLGDGIDTTEEKAWTDFLSANDIKAYAIGLGTGVDSQYLNPIAYDGTTGTNTNANVVTDLNNLSGVLSSTVQSVALAGSLLTNGTFGADGGFIKSITVDGVTYTYDPKANNGEGGMTASSTSGHGTFDTSTNSISVATSHGATVVVDMDTGAYTYTAASSGGASTFTDKVTFVLADNDGDTSNPADLSVTVTPNSPPVAVADHVITNVLSSTILVPSEALTANDTDANGDPLTVVNTGFDTGWAPKGADFTAATVQTLQFNGVSNTSSNQVLTINRSDFNISTSNMTALLVVSGFLGTLGINNSANASDTLTVHLKAGESLNLSDTSNSHLNMTWQLGNGATTTLGDGGVLTATTEGDYTIHISHAANHTGQTAYTLDMSINYAGAANYTPDLPATYTVSDTHGGSDTAAATITYQDGYTLTGTAGDDILISNDSGSTLLGLAGNDFMIGGKGNDTFDGGAGVNTVSYHAAKGPVTVDLSITTAQDTVSAGQDTLNNIQNLIGSDYGDHLTGNAQANVITGGVGNDVINGGGGNDTLIGGLGDNTLTGGDGADTFKYLAGNSGHDTITDFTVGTDKLDLSQLLQGDGATASTLDDYLHFKVTGSGSGLVSSIDVSTTAGGAATQTIDLQGVNLASHYGVTPGSGGTVSSHDTATIISGMLGDHSLKVDVA, encoded by the coding sequence ATGGCCACGTTGATTGGTGTAGTCAGTCAGGTAATCGGACAGGTTTTCGCGATTGGCACCGACGGCAGCCGCCGCCAGGTGCACCAGGGGGACCGGTTGTTCGCCGGCGAACAGCTGGACACCGGCGCTGATGGCGCGGTGGCAGTGCACTTGCAGAACGGCAAGGAGCTGACCCTGGGACGTGACAGTGAAGTCACCCTCAACCAGAACATGCTGGGTGACACGGCGCCCCATGTGGCGACCCAGGAAGTCACCGCGCCTAGCCAGGCTGAGCTGACGGACGTGCAGAAAATCCAGCAAGCCATCGCGGCGGGCGCCGACCCCACCCAGGCGGCTGAAGCCACCGCGGCTGGCCCAGCCGCCGCTGGCACGCCAGCCCAGGGCGGCGAAGCGGGCGGCGGTCACAGTTTTGTGCTGCTGACTGAAACCGGTGGTTCGATCGACCCGGTAGTAGGTTTCCCCACTGCAGGGTTCAACGGCGTCCCGGAGTTCACCGTTCCCCAGGTCGCGGCGCTGACCAACACCAATGCCGCCGTGGTGCTGGTGGACAACCCTGTGACGCTCACCGGGTTGACCGGTGACGGCGCTGGCGTCAGCGTCAACGAGGCCAACCTGGTCGATGGCTCCAGCCCGCTGGCCAGCGCCCTGACCCAGGCCAACAGCTTCACCGTGTCGGCGCCCGATGGGCTCAGCAGCCTGAGCGTCGGCGGCATCACCGTGGTCAACAACGGCGTGGTGGTGGGTGTTGGCCAGTCCATCACCACGGGTTTGGGCAATACCCTGACCATCACCGGCTACAACCCCACAACGGGCCAGGTCAGCTACAGCTACACGCTCACCGGCCCCGACAACCAGTCCAGCGGTGGTGGCGCCAACACCGTCACCGAGAACCTGCCGGTCACCGCCACCGACAGCAACGGTTCCAGCAGCAGCGGCTCGGTGGTGGTCAGTGTGGTCGACGATGTGCCCCAGGCCATCAACGACAACCCCACCACCCCTGCCACCGAACAGAACCTTGTACTCACCGGCAACGTCCTGACCAATGACATCCAGGGCGCCGACCGCATCTCGATCACCGCCACCAGCGGCCCGATCACTGCCGGTACCTACACCGGCACCTACGGCACCCTGGTGCTGGCGGCCGACGGCAGTTACACCTACACCCTCAATGCGGCCGGCCAGGCATTCAATGACCTGCACGGTGGCGGTACCGGCACCGACAGTTTCACCTACACCCTCAGCGATGCCGACGGCGACACCAGCACCGCCGTGCTGACCCTCAACATCGCCAACATCAACGATCAGGTCACCATCACCGCGCCCGAAGCAGGTGGCCTGTCGACCACGGTCAACGAAGCCAACCTGGCCGACGGCAGCGCTCCCAATGCCGCGGCTCTGGTGCAGAACGGCCAGTTCACCGTCAGCGCCCCCGATGGCCTGCAGACGTTGACCGTGGGCGGCGTCGCCGTGGTCACCAATGGCGTGGGCATCAGCTCGCCGGTGAGTGTGGTCACCCAGCTGGGCACCCTGACCATCAACAGCTACAACCCCACTACGGGCGTCGTCAGCTACAGCTACACCCTGACCCACGCCGACACCCACCCCGATGTGCAAGGTGCCAACGGCATTAGCGAAACCTTCGCCGTGGTGGCCACCGATACCGACGGCAGTAGCGCCACGAGCCAGCTCACCGCGACCGTGGTGGACGACGTGCCCCAGGCCATCGTCGACAACCCGACTACCGCGGCCACCGAGCAGAACCTGGTATTGACTGGCAACGTCCTGACCAACGACGTACAGGGCGCTGACCGCATCGCGGTGACCTCTACCAGCGGCCCGATCACTGCCGGTACCTACACCGGCACCTACGGCACCCTGGTGCTGGCGGCCGACGGCAGTTACACCTATACCCTCAACGCGGCCGGCCAGGCGTTCCATGACCTGCACGGCGGTGGCACCGGCACCGAGACGTTCACCTACACCCTCAGCGATGCCGACGGCGACACCAGCACCGCCGTGCTGACCCTCAACATCGCCAACATCAACGATCAGGTCACCATCACCGCGCCCGAAGCAGGTGGCCTGTCGACCACGGTCAACGAAGCCAACCTGGCCGACGGCAGCGCTCCCAATGCCGCGGCTCTGGTGCAGAACGGCCAGTTCACCGTCAGCGCCCCCGATGGCCTGCAGACGTTGACCGTGGGCGGCGTCGCCGTGGTCACCAATGGCGTGGGCATCAGCTCGCCGGTGAGTGTGGTCACCCAGCTGGGCACCCTGACCATCAACAGCTACAACCCCACTACGGGCGTCGTCAGCTACAGCTACACCCTGACCCACGCCGACACCCACCCCGATGTGCAAGGTGCCAACGGCATTAGCGAAACCTTCGCCGTGGTGGCCACCGATACCGACGGCAGTACCGCCACCAGCCAGCTCACCGCGACCGTGGTGGACGACGTGCCCCAGGCCATCGTCGACAACCCGACTACCGCGGCCACCGAGCAGAACCTGGTATTGACTGGCAACGTCCTGACCAACGACGTACAGGGCGCTGACCGCATCGCGGTGACCTCTACCAGCGGCCCGATCACTGCCGGTACCTACACCGGCACCTACGGCACCCTGGTGCTGGCGGCCGACGGCAGTTACACCTATACCCTCAACGCGGCCGGCCAGGCGTTCCATGACCTGCACGGCGGTGGCACCGGCACCGAGACGTTCACCTACACCCTCAGCGATGCCGACGGCGACACCAGCACCGCCGTGCTGACCCTCAACATCGCCAACATCAACGATCAGGTCACCATCACCGCGCCCGAAGCTGGTGGCCTGTCGACCACGGTCAACGAAGCCAACCTGGCCGACGGCAGCGCTCCCAACGCCGCGGCTCTGGTGCAGAACGGCCAGTTCACCGTCAGCGCCCCCGATGGCCTGCAGACGTTGACCGTGGGCGGCGTCGCCGTGGTCACCAATGGCGTGGGCATCAGCTCGCCGGTGAGTGTGGTCACCCAGTTGGGTACCCTGACCATCAACAGCTACAACCCCACCACCGGCGTCGTCAGCTACAGCTACACCCTGACCCATGCAGACACCCACCCGGACGTGCAGGGCGCCAACAGCATCAGCGAAACCTTCGCCGTGGTGGCCACTGATACCGACGGCAGCACCGCCACCAGCCAACTGACCGCCACCATCGTCGACGACGTACCCAAGGCGGTAGCCGATACCGAGTCGCTGACCGAAGGCCAGACGCTGCTGACCGGCAATGTACTGTCCAACGATGCCTCGGGCGCCGATGGCTTCGGGGGTGTCGTGGGGGTCAAGGCCGGTAGCAGCACCAGTACCGTTACCACCGGTGTGGGCGTGGCCATCGCTGGCGACTACGGCGTGTTGACCATCGCCGCCGATGGCAGCACCACCTACCATGCCAACCCCAACGTCGCCAACAACGGCAGTGTCACCGATGTCTTCACCTACTCGGTGGCGGACAAGGACGGTGACATCAGCACCACAACCCTGACCATTACCATCACCGACGCCGGCCTGAAGGCCACCAACGTCGATGACGTCACGGTATTCGAGGCTGCGCTGCCCACCGGCAGCCATCCTGATTCGCCGCTGGAAAGTGGAAGCGGCACTGTCGTTGGCTACGTCACTGGCGGCGTCGGCGCACTGACCTACAGCCTGGCCGGCGCGGACAGCAACGGCAACGTCAGTAGCCAGTACGGCACCTTGCACCTCAATGCCGACGGCACCTACACCTACACCCTCAATACAGCGCCGCAAGTTCCCGGGTTGGGCACCCTGGACACCTTCACCCTGGTGACCACCGACAGTGTCGGCAACCAGGTGGAGAGCCAGGTCACCATCAAGATCGTCGACGACCAGCCGGTGGCCGTGCCTGACTTCGCCAAGCTCGCCGAAGGCCAGACCGCCCAGGGCAACGTCCTCAACAATGACGTGTCCGGCGCCGATGGCTTCGCGGGGGTGATCGGTGTCAAGGCCGGTGCCGATATCACCAAGACCGTGACCACGGGCGTGGGCACTGTCATCCAGGGCCTGTACGGCGAACTGGTGATCGGCGCCGACGGCACCAGCGTCTACCACGCCAACGCCAACTCGGTCGGCGCCAAGGGCGGCCTCGACATTTTCACCTACTCGGTGATGGACAAGGACGGCGACGTCAGCACCACCACCTTGACCATCAAGGTCGATGACTCGCACCTGAAGGCCACCAACGTCGACGGCGTCACCGTGTTCGAAGCGGCGTTGGACAAGACCCAGGACGGCAAGGACCTGGCGCCGGGCAACACCACCGGCAGCCACCCGGACTGGACCTCGGAAACCGCCAGCGGCACCGTCGCCGGCTCGGTGAGTGGCGGGGTAGGGGCGCTGACTTACAGCGTCTACGGCTCCGACACCAACGGCGACACCGTGGGCAAGTACGGCGTCATCCACCTGAACGCCGATGGCAGCTACACCTACACCCTGACCAGCGCGCCGCAAGTGGTGGGCCTGGGCACCACCGAAACCTTCACCCTGGTGACCACCGACAGCGTGGGCAACCACGTCGCCAGCCAGCTCACCATCAAGATCGTCGACGACCATCCGGTGGCCGTGCCTGACTTCGCCAAGCTTGCCGAAGGCCAGACCGCCCAGGGCAACGTCCTCAACAATGACGTGTCCGGCGCCGATGGCTTCGCGGGGGTGATCGGTGTCAAGGCCGGTGCCGATATCACCAAGACCGTGACCACGGGCGTGGGCACTGTCATCCAGGGCCTGTACGGCGAACTGGTGATCGGCGCCGACGGCACCAGCGTCTACCACGCCAACGCCAACTCGGTCGGCGCCAAGGGCGGCCTCGACATTTTCACCTACTCGGTGATGGACAAGGACGGCGACGTCAGCACCACCACCTTGACCATCAAGGTCGATGACTCGCACCTGAAGGCCACCAACGTCGACGGCGTCACCGTGTTCGAAGCGGCGTTGGACAAGACCCAGGACGGCAACGACCTGGCGCCGGGCAACACCACCGGCAGCCACCCGGACTGGACCTCGGAAACCGCCAGCGGCACCGTCGCCGGCTCGGTGAGTGGCGGGGTAGGGGCGCTGACTTACAGCGTCTACGGCTCCGACACCAACGGCGACACCGTGGGCAAGTACGGCGTCATCCACCTGAACGCCGATGGCAGCTACACCTACACCCTGACCAGCGCGCCGCAAGTGGTGGGCCTGGGCACCACCGAAACCTTCACCCTGGTGACCACCGACAGCGTGGGCAACCACGTCGCCAGCCAGCTCACCATCAAGATCGTCGACGACCATCCGGTGGCCGTGCCTGACTTCGCCAAGCTCGCCGAAGGCCAGACCGCCCAAGGCAACGTCCTCAACAATGACGTGTCCGGCGCCGATGGCTTCGCGGGGGTGATCGGTGTCAAGGCCGGTGCCGATATCACCAAGACCGTGACCACGGGCGTGGGCACTGTCATCCAGGGCCTGTACGGCGAACTGGTGATCGGCGCCGACGGCACCAGCGTCTACCACGCCAACGCCAACTCGGTCGGCGCCAAGGGTGGCCTCGACATTTTCACCTACTCGGTGATGGACAAGGACGGCGACGTCAGCACCACCACCTTGACCATCAAGGTCGACGACTCGCACCTGAAGGCCACCAACGTCGACGGCGTCACCGTGTTCGAAGCGGCGCTGGACAAGACCCAGGACGGCAAGGACCTGGCGCCGGGCAACACCACCGGCAGCCACCCGGACTGGACCCAGGAAACGGCGAGCGGCACCGTGGCCGGTTCCGTCAGCGGCGGTGTAGGCGCGCTCAACTACAGCCTGTACGGCTCCGACAGCAGCGGAGACATGTCTGGCAAGTATGGCGTCATCCACATGAACGCCGATGGCAGCTACACCTACACCTTGACCAGCGCGCCCACCGTGTACGGCCTGGGCACCACTGAAACGTTCGCCGTGGTGACCACCGACAGCGTCGGTAACCACGTGGCGAGCACCTTGACCATCAAGATCGTCGACGACCAGCCCCAGGCCTACGCCGATGGCGCGTCGATCGTCGAGGGCCAGACGGTGCGCGGCAACGTGCTGGCCAATGACGTTTCCGGGGCCGACGGCTTCTTTGGCGTGGTCGGTGTGAAGGCGGGGGGCGATACGTCTGCCCCGGTCATCGGCGGCACCAATACCGTCGTCCAAGGGCTGTATGGCTTCCTGGTGATCACGGCCGACGGCAGCAGCCTGTACCACGCCAACGCCAACGCGGCGGCCCAGGGCGCCGTCACTGATACCTTTACCTACTCGGTGGCGGACAAAGATGGCGACATCAGCACCACCACCGTCACCATCGACATCGGCAGCAGTGGCCTGCACCTGGAGCCTGGCAATGGCCCGGCGCTGACCGTCGCCGAAGCCGCGCTGGACCTAAACCAGGACGGCAAGGACCTGGCCCCCGGCACCGTGGTCGGCAGCGACCCCGACTCCACCGCCGAAACCGCGAGCGGCTCTTTGGTGGGCTCTGTCTCGGGCGGTGTCGGGACCATCACCTACAGCATCGACGGTGCCCAGGACGGGCTGGTGCACACCCAGTATGGGGTCATCCAGCTCAACGCCGACGGCAGCTACACCTACACCCTGACCTCGGCGCCGAAGACCGACCCCGCGGCCAACAACGGCAACGACTACACCACGGACAGCGTCACGTACCGGGCCACCGACAGCCAGGGCAACACCATCACCAACCAGTTGGTGATCGCCATCACCGACGACGTACCCCAGGCAGGGGCCATCGACCGCGTGGCCATCGCACCGGAGGTCAACTCCAACGTGCTGCTGGTGATCGACGTCTCAGGCAGCATGGACGACCCTTCCGGCGTCGGCAACCTGTCGCGCCTGGACCTGGCCAAGCAGGCCATCGGCAAGCTGCTTGACCAGTACGACGGCATGGGTGATGTGAAGGTGCAGATCGTCACGTTCAGCAATGGCGTGACCATCCCCAGCAACGTGTGGGTCGACGTGGCCACCGCCAAGGCTTACATCGCGACCTTGCAGGCCAACGGCGGCACCAACTATGACTATGCCCTGAGCGGCGCCGAGACCGCGTTCAGCGCCAATGGCAAGCTGGTGGGCGGCCAGAACGTGGCGTATTTCTTCTCCGACGGTGACCCGACCTTGTCCAGCACCCACCCGACCTCGGGGGGCAGCCAGTCGGGTAGCCAGACCAACCCCAACCTGGGCGACGGCATCGACACCACCGAAGAGAAAGCCTGGACCGATTTCCTCAGCGCCAATGACATCAAGGCGTACGCCATCGGCCTGGGCACCGGCGTCGACAGCCAGTACCTGAACCCCATCGCCTATGACGGCACCACCGGCACCAATACCAACGCCAACGTGGTCACCGACCTCAACAACCTCAGCGGGGTGCTCAGCAGCACCGTGCAGAGCGTGGCGCTGGCGGGAAGCCTGTTGACCAATGGCACGTTCGGCGCCGACGGCGGGTTCATCAAGTCCATCACCGTGGACGGCGTGACCTACACCTACGATCCGAAGGCCAACAACGGTGAAGGGGGCATGACCGCGAGCAGCACCAGCGGCCACGGTACCTTCGACACCAGCACCAACAGCATCAGCGTGGCCACCAGCCACGGTGCCACGGTGGTGGTCGACATGGACACCGGCGCCTATACCTACACCGCCGCCTCCAGTGGGGGCGCCAGCACCTTCACCGACAAGGTGACGTTCGTCTTGGCCGACAACGACGGCGACACATCCAACCCGGCCGACCTGAGCGTGACCGTGACGCCGAACTCGCCACCTGTGGCCGTGGCCGACCATGTGATCACCAACGTGCTGTCCTCGACCATCCTCGTGCCCAGCGAGGCACTGACGGCCAACGACACCGATGCCAATGGCGACCCGCTGACCGTAGTCAACACCGGCTTCGACACCGGTTGGGCGCCCAAGGGGGCGGACTTCACCGCCGCCACCGTGCAGACCCTCCAGTTCAACGGCGTGAGTAACACCAGCAGCAACCAGGTGCTGACCATCAACCGCAGTGACTTCAACATCAGTACCAGCAACATGACGGCCTTGCTGGTGGTCAGCGGTTTCCTCGGCACCCTGGGTATCAACAACAGCGCCAACGCCAGTGACACCCTGACGGTGCACCTGAAAGCCGGTGAAAGCCTGAACCTGTCCGATACCAGCAACAGTCACCTGAACATGACCTGGCAACTGGGCAATGGGGCCACCACCACACTGGGTGACGGCGGTGTGCTCACGGCCACCACCGAGGGTGACTACACCATCCACATCAGCCACGCCGCCAACCACACCGGGCAGACGGCCTATACCCTGGACATGAGCATCAACTACGCGGGGGCGGCCAACTACACCCCGGACCTGCCGGCCACCTACACCGTCAGCGATACCCACGGCGGTAGCGACACCGCGGCCGCCACCATCACCTACCAGGACGGCTATACCCTGACCGGCACGGCGGGTGATGACATCCTGATCAGCAACGACAGCGGCAGCACATTGCTGGGCCTGGCGGGCAATGACTTCATGATTGGCGGCAAAGGCAATGACACCTTTGACGGCGGCGCGGGCGTTAACACCGTCAGCTACCACGCGGCCAAGGGCCCGGTCACCGTGGACCTGAGCATCACCACGGCCCAGGACACGGTCAGCGCTGGCCAAGACACCTTGAACAACATCCAGAACCTGATCGGCTCCGATTATGGCGACCACCTGACCGGTAACGCTCAGGCCAACGTCATCACCGGTGGCGTCGGCAACGATGTCATCAACGGTGGCGGCGGTAACGACACGCTCATCGGCGGGCTGGGCGACAACACCCTGACCGGCGGCGACGGTGCCGATACCTTCAAGTACCTGGCAGGCAACAGCGGGCACGACACCATCACCGACTTCACCGTGGGTACCGACAAGCTGGACCTGTCGCAACTGCTGCAAGGTGATGGCGCCACGGCCTCGACCCTGGACGACTACCTGCACTTCAAGGTTACCGGCAGCGGTTCGGGGCTGGTTTCCAGCATCGACGTCAGCACCACTGCCGGCGGCGCGGCCACCCAGACCATCGACCTGCAAGGCGTGAACCTGGCCAGCCACTACGGGGTGACCCCAGGCAGTGGCGGCACGGTGTCGTCCCATGACACGGCGACGATCATCAGTGGGATGCTCGGGGATCATTCATTGAAGGTGGATGTGGCCTGA
- a CDS encoding TolC family outer membrane protein, which yields MRTRTPICSAVLMALACAQAHGMTLTDAIQSTINYHPEVQSNLNNRLSADEDEKVARGGYYPTVDLVAAYGRARTDNPTTRAIEGNNAETLNYTQSELRLRQMLFDGFNTPNEVARTQQVVNSRAYYLRGTAETQALRAVEVYLNVLKARELVDLAKNNLQAHLRVNDQIGLRSERGVGSTADVDQSRARRALAENNLNTAQVNLSDAEANFFSTVGRMPDELEAPPSIRGEVPTDLVAARQAMLTNNPYLKSAQADVQAAESQYEVAKSPFYPRFDAELAVDANNNISGEQGRDNEWRAGVVMNYNLFKGGSDKARLQSDAHKINQAMDIRNNALRMLNENLSLAWNAMNNAHTQTPYAREYAQTTTKVRAAYQDQFGLGQRTLLDLLDSENELYTANSRYTEVRYTEEFSMYRVLANMGVLLEKERVVLPNEAIAQTEVKNEARLPEMK from the coding sequence ATGCGCACTCGCACCCCCATCTGCAGCGCTGTCCTGATGGCACTGGCCTGCGCCCAGGCCCACGGCATGACGCTGACAGATGCGATTCAGAGCACCATCAACTACCACCCCGAGGTGCAGTCGAATCTGAACAATCGCCTGTCGGCAGATGAGGATGAGAAAGTCGCGCGCGGCGGGTACTACCCCACCGTCGACCTGGTGGCCGCCTACGGCCGCGCCCGCACGGACAACCCCACCACCCGGGCCATCGAGGGCAATAACGCCGAGACCCTGAACTACACCCAGTCGGAGCTGCGCCTGCGGCAGATGCTGTTCGATGGTTTCAACACCCCCAACGAAGTGGCGCGCACCCAGCAAGTGGTCAACTCACGCGCGTACTACCTGCGCGGCACCGCTGAAACCCAGGCCCTGCGCGCCGTCGAGGTGTACCTGAACGTACTCAAGGCCCGTGAGCTGGTGGACCTGGCCAAAAACAACCTGCAGGCGCACCTGCGTGTCAACGACCAGATCGGCCTGCGCAGCGAGCGCGGGGTGGGCAGCACGGCGGACGTCGACCAGTCCCGCGCCCGTCGCGCCCTGGCGGAGAACAACCTGAACACTGCGCAGGTCAACCTTTCCGATGCCGAGGCCAACTTCTTCAGCACCGTGGGGCGCATGCCCGATGAACTGGAAGCGCCGCCCAGTATCCGTGGCGAAGTCCCCACCGACCTGGTGGCAGCGCGCCAGGCCATGCTCACCAACAACCCGTACCTCAAGTCCGCCCAGGCCGACGTGCAGGCCGCCGAAAGCCAGTACGAGGTGGCCAAGTCGCCCTTCTACCCGCGCTTCGACGCCGAGTTGGCGGTGGATGCCAACAACAACATTTCCGGCGAACAGGGCCGCGACAACGAATGGCGCGCCGGCGTGGTGATGAACTACAACCTGTTCAAGGGCGGCAGCGACAAGGCTCGCCTGCAGTCCGACGCGCACAAGATCAACCAGGCCATGGACATCCGCAACAATGCGCTGCGCATGCTCAACGAGAACCTCTCGCTGGCCTGGAACGCCATGAACAACGCCCACACCCAGACCCCTTACGCCCGCGAATACGCCCAGACCACCACCAAGGTGCGCGCGGCCTACCAGGACCAGTTCGGCCTGGGCCAGCGTACCTTGCTTGACCTGCTGGACAGTGAAAACGAGCTGTACACCGCCAACAGCCGCTACACCGAAGTGCGCTACACCGAAGAGTTCTCCATGTACCGCGTGCTCGCGAACATGGGCGTGCTGCTGGAAAAGGAACGCGTGGTACTGCCCAACGAGGCCATCGCCCAAACGGAAGTGAAGAACGAAGCTCGCCTTCCGGAAATGAAGTGA